A single Lolium perenne isolate Kyuss_39 chromosome 6, Kyuss_2.0, whole genome shotgun sequence DNA region contains:
- the LOC127310181 gene encoding uncharacterized protein: MEESAAAGKTLNQEQKEVLRSKPIVVTLIDELDRLRAPLSAALTEELSTVPAPAAPAPTPAADSSVQDLFTLVYFGSLFDVKPQSEFLATMVAREHEQGIRRR, encoded by the coding sequence ATGGAGgagtccgccgccgccggcaagaCCCTCAACCAGGAGCAGAAGGAGGTGCTGCGCTCCAAGCCCATCGTCGTCACGCTCATCGACGAGCTCGACCGCCTCCGCGCCCCGCTCTCCGCCGCCCTCACCGAGGAGCTCTCCACCGTCCCCGCCCCCGCCGCCCCGGCCCCGACCCCCGCCGCAGATTCGTCCGTCCAGGACCTCTTCACGCTCGTCTACTTCGGCTCCCTCTTCGACGTCAAGCCGCAGAGCGAGTTcctcgccaccatggtcgcccgcGAGCACGAGCAGGGGATTAGGCGGAGGTGA